In Providencia sneebia DSM 19967, one DNA window encodes the following:
- the cysA gene encoding sulfate/thiosulfate ABC transporter ATP-binding protein CysA: MSIQIDKVGKLFGKTQVLNDISLDIASGEMVALLGPSGSGKTTLLRIIAGLEQHSYGSLRFHGQDVSRIHAKDRHVGFVFQHYALFRHMTVFDNVAFGLTVMPRKERPSAQVIKQKVMQLLEMVQLSHLASRYPSQLSGGQKQRVALARALAIEPQILLLDEPFGALDAQVRIELRRWLRQLHDELKFTSVFVTHDQEEAMEVADRIVVMSQGHIEQVGTPDDIWLEPATRFVLEFMGEINQLHGHIKGSQLNIHGYEFPLPHTSAHQGEVDVFLRPWDISLSKECDAQHRLPIRIIESGPRGHFWQLTVQPIGWGNEPLSVVWQSSQAIPARGESYFLGSQKAKIYQGDNELVFRQLAQSA; the protein is encoded by the coding sequence ATGAGCATTCAAATTGATAAAGTTGGCAAATTATTTGGTAAAACACAGGTTTTAAATGATATTTCATTAGATATTGCATCCGGTGAAATGGTCGCGTTACTTGGCCCATCAGGTTCAGGAAAAACAACATTATTACGGATTATTGCAGGCTTAGAACAACATAGTTATGGCTCATTGCGATTTCATGGGCAAGATGTCAGCCGCATTCATGCAAAAGATAGGCATGTAGGATTTGTTTTTCAACATTACGCGTTATTTCGTCATATGACTGTGTTTGATAATGTGGCTTTTGGGTTAACTGTCATGCCAAGAAAGGAGCGCCCATCGGCACAAGTTATCAAACAAAAAGTTATGCAGCTACTTGAAATGGTACAGCTGTCTCATTTGGCATCACGTTATCCATCTCAGCTATCTGGTGGGCAAAAGCAGCGTGTTGCATTAGCGCGAGCATTAGCAATAGAGCCACAAATTTTATTGCTGGATGAGCCATTTGGTGCTTTAGATGCGCAAGTACGGATTGAACTACGTCGTTGGTTACGTCAATTACATGATGAATTGAAATTTACGAGCGTTTTTGTCACACATGACCAAGAAGAAGCGATGGAAGTTGCGGATCGCATTGTTGTGATGAGCCAAGGTCATATTGAGCAGGTTGGTACACCTGATGATATTTGGTTAGAGCCTGCAACTCGTTTTGTTTTAGAATTTATGGGTGAAATTAACCAACTGCACGGGCACATTAAAGGTTCACAGCTGAATATTCACGGCTATGAGTTTCCGTTACCTCACACAAGTGCACACCAAGGTGAAGTGGATGTATTTTTACGTCCGTGGGATATATCCCTGTCAAAAGAGTGTGATGCTCAGCACCGGTTACCTATCCGCATTATTGAATCGGGACCTAGAGGGCATTTCTGGCAATTAACCGTTCAACCAATAGGTTGGGGTAATGAACCTCTTTCTGTAGTTTGGCAATCTTCACAGGCTATTCCTGCGCGTGGTGAGAGCTATTTTCTGGGTAGTCAAAAGGCCAAAATTTACCAAGGTGATAATGAGCTAGTTTTCCGCCAGCTAGCGCAAAGTGCTTAA
- the cysW gene encoding sulfate/thiosulfate ABC transporter permease CysW has protein sequence MAQITPISATTRQPINWAKWSLIAVGILFSIMLLIVPIIWIFLTAFSKGLDAVLMNLSDGDMLHAIGLTVLIALITVPVNLIFGTMIAWLVTRFQFPGRQLLLTLVDIPFAVSPVVAGLLYLLFYGSNSWFGSWLEGFDIQLMFSWPGMALVTIFVTCPFVVRELVPLMLSQGSQEDEAAVLLGASGWKMFWRVTLPNIRWALLYGVVLTNARAIGEFGAVSVVSGSIRGETYTLPLQVELLHQDYNTVGAFTAAAILAVMAIITLIIKSALQWHLSRQQSE, from the coding sequence ATGGCTCAAATCACGCCAATCAGTGCAACCACACGCCAACCGATTAATTGGGCAAAATGGTCTTTAATTGCTGTCGGCATACTATTTTCAATCATGCTTTTGATTGTGCCGATTATCTGGATATTTTTGACCGCCTTTTCAAAAGGTCTGGATGCAGTTTTAATGAATCTCAGTGATGGGGATATGCTGCATGCTATTGGTCTGACAGTCTTAATTGCACTCATCACTGTGCCCGTAAACTTAATTTTCGGCACAATGATCGCTTGGCTTGTCACGCGATTTCAATTTCCGGGTAGGCAGTTATTGTTAACTTTAGTTGATATTCCGTTTGCCGTATCCCCCGTCGTTGCTGGGTTATTGTATTTACTGTTTTACGGATCAAATAGCTGGTTTGGTAGTTGGTTAGAAGGATTTGATATTCAACTGATGTTCTCATGGCCTGGCATGGCATTAGTGACTATTTTTGTCACATGCCCATTTGTGGTGAGGGAATTGGTTCCTCTGATGCTAAGCCAAGGGAGCCAAGAAGATGAAGCGGCGGTTTTACTAGGTGCATCGGGTTGGAAGATGTTCTGGCGAGTGACATTACCCAATATTCGCTGGGCATTATTGTATGGTGTTGTGTTAACAAACGCGCGAGCGATTGGTGAGTTTGGTGCTGTATCTGTCGTTTCTGGGTCAATTCGCGGTGAAACCTATACTTTGCCATTACAAGTTGAGTTGCTACACCAAGATTACAATACTGTTGGCGCATTTACGGCTGCGGCTATTCTTGCCGTGATGGCAATTATTACGCTGATTATTAAAAGTGCATTGCAATGGCATCTAAGCCGACAGCAATCTGAGTAG
- the cysT gene encoding sulfate/thiosulfate ABC transporter permease CysT has protein sequence MRTLGKRFLPGFGLTLGSSLFYTCLILLLPLSALVVQLSEMTWAQYWAVISYPQVVAAYKVTLLAALVASLFNAVFGMLLAWILTRYRFPGRTFLDGLVDLPFALPTAVAGLTLATLFATSGWYGQYLHQFDIKVVNTWLGIAVAMAFTSIPFVVRTVQPVLEELGPEYEEASQTLGATKWQTFRRVVLPEVSPALIAGTVLSFTRSLGEFGAIIFIAGNIAWQTEVVSLMIFSQLQQFDYPAASAIASVILAVSLLLLLSVNIIQSRFGKRLGG, from the coding sequence ATGCGTACTTTAGGAAAACGTTTTTTGCCAGGATTTGGCCTTACTTTAGGTAGCAGCTTGTTCTATACCTGCTTGATCCTATTACTGCCTTTAAGTGCCCTTGTCGTTCAATTATCTGAGATGACATGGGCACAATATTGGGCAGTGATAAGTTATCCGCAAGTGGTCGCTGCTTATAAAGTCACCTTGCTTGCAGCGCTGGTTGCTAGCCTTTTTAATGCCGTTTTTGGCATGTTGTTAGCATGGATTTTAACGCGTTATCGTTTTCCGGGTCGCACTTTTTTAGATGGTTTAGTGGATTTACCTTTTGCTTTACCCACAGCCGTTGCTGGGTTGACATTGGCAACCTTGTTTGCCACTTCGGGTTGGTATGGGCAATACCTGCATCAATTTGATATTAAAGTGGTGAATACTTGGTTAGGTATTGCAGTTGCAATGGCATTTACCAGTATCCCTTTTGTGGTGAGAACGGTTCAACCAGTTTTAGAAGAATTAGGGCCTGAATATGAAGAAGCGTCTCAGACATTAGGTGCGACAAAATGGCAAACATTCCGCAGGGTTGTGCTACCTGAAGTTTCTCCTGCGCTGATTGCGGGCACTGTATTGTCTTTTACGCGAAGTTTAGGGGAGTTTGGCGCAATTATTTTTATTGCAGGCAATATTGCATGGCAAACAGAAGTCGTCTCTTTAATGATATTTAGCCAGCTACAGCAGTTTGATTACCCAGCAGCAAGTGCTATTGCATCAGTGATTTTAGCCGTTTCTCTGCTGCTGTTATTGAGTGTCAATATTATCCAAAGTCGCTTTGGTAAAAGGTTGGGGGGGTAA
- a CDS encoding sulfate ABC transporter substrate-binding protein, whose protein sequence is MKKMNLKNTALASLATFSLFGSAPLVAAELLNSSYDIARELFVALNPEFEKQWNESHPNDKLTIKQSHAGSSKQALAILQGLKADVVTYNQVTDVQILHDKGNLIPNDWQARLPNNSSPYYSTMAFLVRKDNPKGIKTWDELVREDVKLIFPNPKTSGNGRYTYLAAWGAFAQENKGDEQKTREQMKQFLKNVEVFDTGGRGATTSFIERGLGDVLISFESEVNNIRQQYGESDYEVIVPPVDILAEFPVAWVDKNVQKNGNEEAAKAYLNYLYSPKAQEIITRFNYRVNDVEVMNANKSKFPETTLFSVESQFGSWPQVMEKHFATNGQFDKLMEEGRR, encoded by the coding sequence ATGAAAAAAATGAATTTAAAGAATACAGCATTGGCAAGTCTTGCTACATTTTCCCTTTTTGGGAGTGCACCTCTCGTTGCGGCTGAATTACTGAATAGCTCTTATGATATTGCACGAGAATTATTTGTTGCCCTTAATCCCGAATTTGAAAAACAGTGGAATGAATCGCATCCGAATGACAAGTTAACCATTAAGCAGTCACATGCTGGCTCTTCTAAACAGGCTTTAGCAATATTGCAAGGGCTGAAGGCCGATGTTGTCACTTACAACCAAGTGACTGATGTACAAATTTTGCATGATAAAGGGAATTTGATCCCGAATGATTGGCAAGCTCGCTTACCGAATAATAGCTCACCTTATTATTCAACGATGGCCTTTTTAGTGCGTAAAGACAACCCAAAAGGCATAAAAACATGGGATGAGCTTGTTCGCGAAGACGTTAAATTAATATTCCCTAATCCAAAAACTTCAGGTAATGGGCGTTACACTTATTTAGCGGCGTGGGGAGCATTTGCGCAAGAGAATAAAGGTGATGAACAGAAGACCCGCGAACAAATGAAGCAATTTTTGAAAAATGTAGAGGTTTTTGATACTGGCGGACGCGGAGCAACTACTTCTTTCATCGAAAGAGGGCTTGGTGATGTATTAATTAGCTTTGAATCTGAGGTTAATAATATTCGCCAACAATATGGTGAATCTGATTACGAAGTGATTGTACCACCTGTTGATATTCTTGCCGAATTTCCGGTTGCTTGGGTAGATAAAAACGTACAGAAGAATGGTAATGAAGAGGCGGCTAAAGCTTATCTTAACTATCTTTACAGCCCAAAAGCTCAAGAAATCATTACTCGCTTTAATTACCGCGTCAATGATGTAGAAGTTATGAACGCAAATAAGAGTAAATTCCCAGAAACCACGTTATTTAGTGTTGAATCACAATTTGGCAGCTGGCCTCAAGTGATGGAAAAGCATTTTGCGACTAATGGTCAATTTGACAAATTGATGGAAGAAGGACGCCGTTAA
- a CDS encoding RpoE-regulated lipoprotein — MPKSVMMKVFQISAFSSTLLLSGCAGSGSFWSALSPTNWFGSSITAKATGVGGVSSLTPMKEDVVKEQLDNRYTMRSGMQTDQGDIITVFQGIDDNEVKIEVIGPEKGYVSRIIVSDPQISTEWNTQIGTQFSDIYEKAFGSCKVGSVINDHPTVECVAPESSHIVYRFAGNWQGPEGLMPPDNELTSWKVSQIIWQK; from the coding sequence ATGCCCAAAAGTGTAATGATGAAGGTCTTTCAAATCTCTGCCTTTAGTAGCACATTGTTGCTGTCTGGATGCGCGGGTTCTGGCAGTTTTTGGTCTGCTCTTTCGCCAACAAATTGGTTTGGTAGCTCAATCACCGCTAAAGCAACGGGAGTTGGAGGCGTTTCCAGTCTGACACCAATGAAAGAAGATGTTGTTAAGGAACAGCTGGATAATCGCTACACAATGCGTAGTGGCATGCAAACTGACCAAGGTGACATCATAACGGTATTTCAAGGCATTGATGATAACGAAGTAAAAATTGAAGTCATTGGCCCTGAAAAAGGGTATGTTTCACGGATTATTGTCAGCGATCCGCAAATTTCGACAGAATGGAATACACAGATTGGTACACAATTTAGCGACATTTATGAGAAAGCTTTTGGTTCTTGTAAAGTCGGCTCTGTTATTAATGATCATCCAACTGTTGAATGTGTTGCGCCAGAAAGTTCGCATATCGTGTATCGTTTTGCAGGAAACTGGCAAGGACCTGAAGGTTTGATGCCGCCAGATAATGAATTAACCAGTTGGAAAGTTTCACAAATTATTTGGCAAAAATAA
- the hemF gene encoding oxygen-dependent coproporphyrinogen oxidase — MNSPDILSVKTFLLSLQDSVCQKISELDGKENFHEQTWQRAEGGGGRSRVLSQGALFEQAGINFSHIQGTQLPASATAHRPELAGRSYQAMGVSLVIHPLNPYIPTTHANVRFFIAEKEGCDPVWWFGGGFDLTPYYGFEEDVIHWHTVAHDLCKPFGEETYPKYKDWCDEYFFLKHRNEPRGVGGLFYDDLNQPDFATCFNFTQAVGNGFLDAYVPIVEKRREHTWGERERQFQLYRRGRYVEFNLVWDRGTLFGLQSGGRTESILMSMPPLVRWEYDYSPEPNTPEEKLYTDFLIKRDWL, encoded by the coding sequence ATGAATTCCCCAGACATTCTCAGTGTAAAAACCTTTCTACTTAGCTTACAAGATTCCGTTTGCCAAAAGATATCTGAACTTGATGGGAAAGAAAATTTCCATGAACAAACTTGGCAACGTGCAGAAGGCGGTGGTGGTCGCAGCCGAGTATTAAGCCAAGGCGCTCTTTTTGAACAAGCGGGTATCAATTTTTCTCATATTCAAGGCACTCAGCTCCCCGCATCAGCAACGGCACATCGACCTGAATTAGCAGGTCGTAGCTACCAAGCTATGGGCGTTTCATTAGTTATCCATCCACTTAACCCCTATATTCCAACAACCCATGCAAACGTTCGTTTCTTTATTGCGGAAAAAGAAGGTTGTGATCCCGTATGGTGGTTTGGTGGTGGATTTGATTTAACACCTTATTACGGCTTTGAGGAAGATGTCATCCATTGGCATACTGTCGCTCACGATTTGTGTAAACCATTTGGTGAAGAAACTTATCCTAAATATAAAGATTGGTGTGATGAATATTTCTTTTTAAAACATCGTAATGAGCCGCGTGGTGTTGGCGGGCTATTCTATGATGATTTAAACCAACCTGATTTTGCAACCTGTTTCAACTTCACCCAAGCAGTTGGTAATGGTTTTTTAGATGCTTATGTTCCTATTGTAGAAAAACGCCGCGAACATACTTGGGGAGAAAGAGAACGTCAATTCCAGCTCTATCGCCGTGGCCGCTATGTTGAATTTAATTTGGTGTGGGACAGAGGAACACTCTTTGGCTTACAAAGTGGTGGTAGAACAGAGTCAATTTTAATGTCTATGCCACCTTTAGTTCGCTGGGAATATGATTACTCGCCTGAACCTAATACCCCTGAAGAAAAACTATATACTGATTTTCTTATCAAAAGAGATTGGCTGTAG
- a CDS encoding bacillolysin: protein MKHSLNRTIIPSYLLDQLYQESQCPNLKSTLMHTNALMNKHNYDEDLNQLPHSFFSSTRPKANYERIIRDAKGQFEIPDHAHSKAPICYQINLALENQNIKPHIVHMPHEDYEIIMVEGNINYRDNAAKIVYDSIGHVRSFYKEVLGIDKMFGCDAHINAVIHFGDSFANAFWNSQAIYFGDGDNKYFNPFYNDIDVIAHELTHGLITFTTRFFIILSLVRLMNQLQISSASW, encoded by the coding sequence ATGAAACATTCATTAAACCGAACAATAATTCCCTCTTATCTTCTCGATCAACTTTATCAAGAATCGCAATGCCCCAATCTAAAATCAACCTTAATGCACACCAATGCATTAATGAATAAACATAATTATGATGAAGATTTAAACCAATTACCTCATTCTTTTTTCTCTTCAACAAGACCAAAAGCCAATTATGAAAGAATTATTCGCGACGCTAAAGGGCAATTTGAAATTCCTGATCATGCCCATTCAAAAGCGCCAATTTGCTATCAAATTAATCTGGCTTTAGAAAATCAAAATATAAAACCTCATATTGTGCACATGCCCCATGAAGATTATGAAATTATTATGGTGGAAGGTAATATCAATTATAGAGATAACGCAGCAAAAATTGTTTATGATTCAATAGGTCATGTGCGCTCTTTTTATAAAGAAGTACTGGGCATTGATAAAATGTTTGGTTGTGATGCACACATCAATGCCGTGATCCATTTTGGTGATTCATTTGCCAATGCTTTTTGGAATTCACAAGCGATCTATTTTGGAGATGGGGATAATAAGTATTTTAACCCTTTTTATAATGATATTGATGTAATAGCTCATGAATTAACACATGGTTTAATTACCTTTACCACCCGATTTTTTATTATTCTCAGTCTGGTGCGCTTGATGAATCAATTGCAGATATCGTCGGCATCATGGTGA
- a CDS encoding M4 family metallopeptidase, with translation MVKQYVKNQKVNESNWLIGENIFMNKYNAKAIRSMSNPGSAYYLSPKVKDKQVGHMKDYVHLPLDEEHDNGGVHIYSGIPNRAFYLLATALGGYSWEIAGKIWIKTLFDKRLTPQSDFLQFAIANIETAQTMYGSQIANLTQQSWEAVGLYFNRQQSLSAHK, from the coding sequence ATGGTGAAGCAATATGTCAAAAATCAAAAAGTTAATGAATCTAATTGGCTGATTGGCGAAAATATTTTCATGAATAAATATAATGCAAAAGCTATTCGTTCTATGTCCAATCCGGGATCTGCTTATTATTTATCCCCCAAGGTTAAAGATAAGCAAGTTGGTCATATGAAAGATTATGTGCATTTACCTCTCGACGAAGAGCATGACAATGGTGGTGTACACATTTATTCAGGTATCCCTAATAGAGCGTTTTATCTATTAGCAACCGCATTAGGTGGGTATTCATGGGAGATTGCTGGAAAAATTTGGATCAAAACATTGTTCGACAAAAGGCTAACACCACAAAGTGATTTCCTGCAATTCGCTATTGCAAATATTGAAACAGCACAAACGATGTATGGTTCACAAATTGCAAATTTAACACAACAGAGCTGGGAAGCCGTTGGGCTATATTTTAATCGACAACAAAGCTTGTCAGCCCACAAATAG
- the rluF gene encoding 23S rRNA pseudouridine(2604) synthase RluF, giving the protein MQNQSSTRLNKYISESGICSRRDADRYIEQGNVFINGKRAAIGDQVFSGDIVKVNGQLIEPRNEEDLVLIALNKPVGIVSTTESGERDNIVDYVNHSTRIFPIGRLDKDSQGLIFLTNHGDLVNKILRAGNDHEKEYIVTVNKPVTDDFIRGMGAGVPILGTMTKKCKVKKEAPFVFRITLVQGLNRQIRRMCEHFGYEVTKLERVRIMNVSLSGIPLGEWRDLTDDELIKLFEMIEKSESDVNPKKSSKPKTQSAVKNSKQNTANKSKPADTASRKRFTQPGRKKKKR; this is encoded by the coding sequence ATGCAAAATCAGTCTTCTACTCGCTTGAATAAATACATTAGTGAAAGCGGTATTTGCTCAAGACGCGATGCTGATCGTTATATTGAACAAGGTAATGTTTTTATTAATGGTAAACGCGCCGCGATCGGTGACCAAGTGTTTAGTGGTGATATTGTTAAAGTTAATGGTCAACTGATTGAACCTAGAAATGAAGAAGATTTGGTCTTGATTGCCTTGAATAAACCCGTTGGGATTGTCAGCACAACGGAAAGTGGCGAAAGAGATAATATCGTCGATTATGTTAATCATAGTACCCGCATTTTTCCAATTGGTCGTTTAGATAAAGATTCACAAGGGCTTATTTTTCTAACCAATCATGGTGATTTGGTAAATAAAATTCTCAGAGCCGGAAATGACCATGAAAAAGAGTATATTGTCACTGTGAATAAACCAGTTACAGATGATTTTATTCGTGGTATGGGGGCGGGTGTTCCTATTCTCGGCACAATGACGAAAAAATGTAAAGTCAAAAAAGAAGCCCCTTTTGTCTTTCGTATTACATTAGTTCAAGGATTAAATCGTCAGATCCGCCGGATGTGTGAGCATTTTGGTTATGAAGTGACGAAATTAGAGCGTGTGCGGATTATGAATGTCAGCCTTTCTGGTATCCCATTAGGTGAATGGCGTGATCTGACTGATGATGAATTGATTAAATTATTTGAGATGATTGAGAAATCTGAATCTGATGTTAATCCAAAAAAATCATCTAAACCTAAAACGCAATCTGCGGTAAAAAATAGTAAACAAAACACCGCGAATAAATCAAAACCTGCGGACACTGCTTCACGTAAGCGCTTTACACAGCCGGGTCGCAAAAAGAAAAAACGTTAA
- the der gene encoding ribosome biogenesis GTPase Der — translation MIPVVALVGRPNVGKSTLFNRLTRTRDALVADFPGLTRDRKYGRAEVEGHEFIIIDTGGIDGTEEGVETHMAAQSLQAIEEADVVLFMVDARAGLMPADEGIAKHLRSRKKKTYLVANKTDGIDANTVIGDFYALGLGEIYSIAASHGRGVTQLIEHSLKPFIEVDEEENVELTEEEANAAYWAELEAAEEGLEDEEDDFDPTGLPIKLAIVGRPNVGKSTLTNRILGEERVVVFDMPGTTRDSIYIPMERDGREYILIDTAGVRKRGKVTETVEKFSVIKTLQAIEDANVVLLVIDAREGISDQDLSLLGFILNAGRSLVIAVNKWDGMKPEDREHVKDMLELRLGFVDFARIHFISALHGSGVGNLFESVQEAYESATRRVGTALLTRIMKMAEDEHQPPLIRGRRVKMKYAHAGGHNPPIVVIHGNQVSDLPDSYKRYLMNYFRRSLNVMGTPIRIQFKEGENPYANKKNQLTATQLRKRKRLMQHLKKR, via the coding sequence ATGATACCCGTCGTAGCGTTGGTTGGGCGTCCAAATGTAGGGAAATCTACGTTATTTAACCGCTTAACTCGCACCCGTGATGCATTGGTTGCGGATTTTCCAGGTCTAACTCGTGATCGTAAATATGGTCGTGCAGAAGTTGAAGGGCATGAGTTTATTATTATCGACACCGGTGGTATCGATGGTACAGAAGAGGGCGTCGAAACGCATATGGCTGCGCAATCGTTGCAAGCCATTGAAGAAGCGGATGTTGTACTCTTCATGGTTGATGCTCGAGCAGGGCTAATGCCAGCGGATGAAGGTATAGCAAAACATCTGCGTAGCCGTAAGAAAAAAACCTATCTTGTGGCGAATAAAACAGACGGTATTGATGCAAATACCGTTATTGGTGATTTTTATGCGCTCGGTTTGGGCGAGATTTATTCTATTGCTGCTTCGCATGGTCGCGGTGTTACTCAGCTAATTGAGCATTCATTAAAACCTTTTATTGAGGTTGACGAAGAAGAAAACGTTGAATTAACTGAAGAAGAAGCAAATGCGGCTTACTGGGCTGAACTAGAAGCAGCCGAGGAAGGTTTAGAAGACGAAGAAGATGACTTTGATCCGACTGGTTTGCCAATTAAGTTGGCTATAGTTGGGCGTCCAAATGTGGGTAAATCTACGCTAACCAATAGAATTTTAGGTGAAGAACGTGTTGTTGTTTTTGATATGCCAGGAACAACTCGCGATAGCATCTATATTCCAATGGAACGAGATGGCCGCGAATATATTCTGATTGATACAGCCGGTGTACGTAAACGTGGTAAAGTGACTGAAACAGTTGAAAAATTCTCTGTTATCAAAACGCTACAAGCGATTGAAGATGCAAACGTTGTACTATTAGTGATTGATGCACGTGAAGGTATTTCTGATCAGGACTTATCTTTATTAGGTTTTATTCTTAATGCCGGTCGTTCATTGGTTATTGCCGTCAATAAATGGGACGGAATGAAACCTGAAGATCGTGAACACGTTAAAGATATGCTTGAGTTGCGTCTTGGGTTTGTGGATTTTGCGCGTATTCATTTTATTTCTGCGCTGCACGGCAGTGGCGTGGGTAACTTATTTGAATCTGTTCAAGAAGCCTATGAATCGGCAACGCGTCGCGTGGGTACAGCATTATTAACGCGCATTATGAAAATGGCAGAAGATGAACATCAGCCACCATTGATCCGTGGTCGCCGTGTCAAAATGAAATATGCGCATGCTGGCGGTCACAATCCACCGATTGTGGTTATTCATGGTAACCAAGTTTCTGATTTACCCGATAGCTATAAACGTTATTTGATGAATTATTTCCGTCGTTCTTTGAATGTAATGGGGACGCCAATTCGTATCCAATTCAAAGAGGGTGAAAACCCTTACGCAAATAAAAAGAATCAGCTAACTGCTACTCAGCTACGTAAACGTAAGCGTCTGATGCAACACTTGAAAAAGCGTTGA
- the bamB gene encoding outer membrane protein assembly factor BamB, translated as MQLRKTLLIGLVASALLAGCSSETDSIVMAPLPQVVNQFTPTIVWDKSVGNGVAQFYSDLSPAWDGSAVYAADRKGLVKAFDLDSGKELWSVDLSKRTGFLSSNLSALLSGGLTVSGDNIYIGTERGTVIALNKEDGAVVWDVEVAGEALSRPTESNGLVMVHTSNGMLQALDVTNGEIKWTVNLETPSLSVRGESAPAVAFGAAIVGGDNGRVSAVLLSQGQLIWQQRISQVTSSTEIGRLDDVDMTPIIDDGVIYAIAYNGTLAALDMRSGQIMWKRDLGSVNNMVLSGENLYLVDQNDRVLSIRKSDGVTLWSQEDLLHRGLTAPEMFNGYLVVGDKEGYLHWLDMSTGGFVAQNKLNSSGLQSRPVVASDKLMVQARNGTVYLLTR; from the coding sequence ATGCAGTTGCGGAAAACACTTTTGATTGGCCTAGTCGCTTCAGCTTTACTTGCCGGTTGTTCCAGCGAAACTGATTCTATCGTTATGGCACCGCTTCCTCAGGTTGTAAATCAATTTACTCCAACGATTGTTTGGGATAAATCTGTTGGTAATGGTGTTGCACAGTTTTATTCTGACTTATCTCCTGCATGGGATGGTAGCGCAGTATATGCTGCTGATCGCAAAGGACTAGTCAAAGCGTTTGATTTAGATAGTGGTAAGGAACTTTGGTCTGTTGATCTTTCTAAGCGTACCGGTTTTCTTTCCTCAAACTTATCTGCACTGCTGTCTGGTGGCCTAACCGTTTCTGGTGACAATATCTATATTGGAACTGAACGTGGCACAGTTATCGCGCTGAATAAAGAAGATGGTGCGGTTGTTTGGGATGTGGAAGTTGCTGGTGAAGCACTTTCTCGACCAACAGAAAGCAATGGTCTAGTCATGGTTCACACGAGCAATGGCATGCTGCAAGCTCTTGATGTGACGAATGGTGAAATCAAGTGGACTGTAAACCTTGAAACGCCTTCTCTTTCTGTTCGCGGTGAATCAGCGCCAGCTGTTGCTTTCGGTGCTGCTATTGTCGGTGGTGACAATGGTCGTGTCAGCGCAGTTTTATTGTCACAAGGTCAATTAATTTGGCAACAACGAATTTCTCAAGTGACAAGTTCAACAGAGATTGGGCGTTTAGATGATGTTGATATGACACCAATTATTGACGATGGTGTGATTTATGCTATCGCGTATAATGGTACATTAGCCGCATTAGATATGCGTTCAGGCCAAATCATGTGGAAACGTGATTTAGGTTCCGTGAATAACATGGTACTTTCTGGCGAAAACTTATATCTCGTTGATCAAAATGATCGCGTTCTTTCCATTCGTAAAAGTGATGGGGTGACATTGTGGTCACAAGAAGATTTACTCCATCGTGGATTGACTGCACCTGAAATGTTCAATGGTTACCTTGTTGTCGGTGACAAAGAAGGTTATCTACATTGGTTAGATATGAGCACGGGTGGTTTTGTTGCGCAAAATAAACTGAATAGCTCAGGTTTACAAAGCCGCCCAGTGGTTGCAAGTGATAAGTTAATGGTTCAAGCAAGAAATGGTACAGTTTATCTGTTAACGCGTTAA